In Mongoliitalea daihaiensis, one DNA window encodes the following:
- a CDS encoding M16 family metallopeptidase, whose translation MSLDRTTAPPFIIPEEISFIKPTKRTLPNGVHLYFNSTPNLGAVRIEVNGESLRGELGVTKKMVSFFTLHMLLEGTVTKSGAELDDFFDYYASEVEIISSFEHQGIALLTTKKHFSSVLPVFRELMTEAVFPEKELQKLKSQKALNISIQFEKNAVRASHLFRQQLFGESHPYGMISEERDVALINREDLVDYYQNYLWVNPEIFIAGDLTENELELIENVLGDLPVHSYQSTPPQFANIGKELLIENREKSVQSSVRLGCHLIPKTHPDYHALSVFNTFLGGYFGSRLIKNIREDKGHTYGIYSSIGGLKSSDYWVIAADVKKEYTSEVLDEIYKELEILQYQEIPIEELETVRNYLIGNLLSTFSSSFELINRFKGIHQAGLDLSFYENRLSFLKNFQAADIQRTGQQLISQDYFVGSIVG comes from the coding sequence ATGAGTTTAGACAGAACTACTGCTCCTCCCTTTATCATTCCGGAGGAGATTTCTTTTATTAAACCTACGAAAAGGACTCTACCCAATGGAGTCCATTTGTATTTTAACTCTACACCAAACCTTGGAGCTGTAAGGATTGAAGTAAATGGAGAATCCCTTAGAGGAGAGCTTGGCGTTACAAAAAAAATGGTTTCCTTCTTTACCTTACACATGTTACTCGAAGGAACTGTTACTAAGTCGGGAGCTGAATTGGATGATTTCTTTGATTATTATGCCTCGGAAGTTGAGATCATCTCCAGTTTCGAACATCAAGGTATTGCGCTGCTTACTACCAAGAAACATTTTTCAAGTGTTCTTCCAGTATTCAGAGAATTGATGACAGAAGCCGTTTTTCCTGAAAAGGAACTTCAAAAGCTAAAATCACAAAAAGCACTCAATATCAGTATCCAATTCGAAAAAAATGCTGTAAGGGCTTCTCACCTTTTTCGTCAACAATTATTCGGCGAATCTCACCCCTATGGGATGATTTCAGAAGAAAGGGATGTTGCGTTGATCAACCGTGAAGATTTAGTAGATTATTATCAAAACTATTTGTGGGTCAATCCGGAAATTTTTATTGCGGGAGATCTTACTGAAAATGAATTAGAGCTAATTGAAAATGTTTTGGGGGATTTACCTGTACATAGCTACCAAAGTACCCCTCCACAATTTGCCAATATTGGAAAAGAGTTACTAATTGAAAACAGAGAGAAATCTGTACAATCCAGCGTTCGCTTGGGCTGCCATCTAATCCCTAAAACACATCCAGATTATCATGCCCTTTCTGTGTTCAATACCTTTTTAGGTGGTTACTTTGGGAGCAGATTGATTAAAAACATCAGGGAAGACAAAGGTCATACGTACGGTATTTATAGTAGTATTGGTGGTTTGAAAAGTTCGGATTACTGGGTGATCGCAGCAGATGTTAAAAAAGAATATACCTCTGAAGTTCTGGATGAAATCTACAAAGAACTGGAAATCCTGCAATATCAAGAGATACCAATTGAAGAGTTGGAAACTGTAAGAAATTACCTCATTGGTAACCTACTTTCTACTTTTAGCTCATCATTTGAATTGATTAACCGGTTTAAGGGGATTCATCAAGCTGGCCTCGACCTATCCTTCTATGAAAACCGCCTATCATTCCTGAAAAATTTCCAAGCAGCAGATATTCAACGAACCGGCCAACAATTGATATCCCAAGATTACTTCGTAGGTTCTATTGTCGGGTAA